The following are encoded together in the Balearica regulorum gibbericeps isolate bBalReg1 chromosome 31, bBalReg1.pri, whole genome shotgun sequence genome:
- the LOC142598804 gene encoding uncharacterized protein LOC142598804 isoform X2, with product MEGCCTVAVSLELSSSFPTLLRLSTKEVVAIWDAVSAYILAQMKLDKGVLLTGLGTFAVVREQLQGNEEAYAVRRPVFQPDIDALHLQELVFPTVVIPGNVKIKPLNYKWLSRATCFPQHVVAECVRETIRLYSFQLQNGRRLAFAFKDIGVLSCKDDVLCMRFYYDCVTGLEGKASRIALLRTRLWMPGAKVSGGATTARGMQAAPAQAFPRFRFIVISRSVAKAFSTWHKKAAGKHRTSRASQGCPDKLLQRRVRLSLPVLPSQGPGTGQPDMEKKTSASVLPPCPGSSPKTKEAGRQEPFPPARPTAAIPSSEGCKRVLQEVWQLSAEWEQVKTRWQERREQAKAEWAAWEAWAAGEDRQPPQALGTGGTWIPHPPAQPRRKEVTERWRKAENPLPAEEMAAAAQLKRLQPDHLSPRAVQVLNRLEPHQARRNIFRHVAENNRRHQERQRQLP from the exons ATGGAGGGCTGCTGCACCGTGGCCGTCAGCTTGGAGCTGAGCAGCTCGTTCCCCACGCTCCTGCGGCTCTCCACCAAGG AGGTTGTGGCTATCTGGGACGCTGTGTCCGCGTACATCCTGGCACAGATGAAGCTGGACAAG GGTGTCCTGCTCACAGGACTTGGGACCTTCGCTGTGGTCCGAGAGCAATTGCAGGGCAACGAAGAGGCATATGCGGTTCGAAGACCAGTCTTCCAGCCGGACATCGATGCGTTAcatctgcaggagctggtgttCCCTACAGTGGTTATCCCTG GCAACGTCAAGATCAAGCCGCTGAACTACAAGTGGCTGTCGCGAGCCACCTGCTTCCCGCAGCACGTGGTGGCGGAGTGTGTGCGAGAGACCATACGCTTGTACTCGTTCCAACTGCAGAACGGGCGGCGCCTCGCCTTCGCCTTCAAGGACATTGGCGTTCTGTCCTGCAAAGACGACGTCCTGTGCATGCGGTTTTATTACGACTGCGTcacggggctggaggggaaggcCAGCCGGATTGCGCTGCTTCGCACG aggctgtggatgccgGGTGCCAAGGTCTCCGGTGGAGCAACCACCGCTCGGGGGATGCAGGCTGCACCTGCCCAAGCGTTCCCGAG GTTTCGGTTCATTGTCATCAGCAGATCGGTGGCCAAGGCGTTCTCCACCTGGCACAAGAAGGCTGCAGGAAAGCACAGGACCAGCAGAG cttCCCAGGGGTGTCCTGacaagctgctgcagaggcGGGTGAGGCTCTCCCTGCCCGTACTGCCAAGCCAGGGGCCAGGCACCGGGCAGCCAGACATGGAGAAGAAGACTTCTGCCAG CGTGCTCCCCCCATGTCCAGGCAGCTCCCCCAAGACgaaggaggcaggcaggcaggagccatTTCCTCCAGCCAGGCCCACCGCTGCAATCCCGTCCTCCGAAGGCTGCAAGAGAGTGCTGCAG GAGGTCTGGCAGCTGTCTGCAGAGTGGGAGCAAGTGAAGACCCGGTGGCAAGAGCGACGAGAGCAAGCGAAGGCAGAATGGGCGGcgtgggaagcctgggctgcaggggaggacCGCCAGCCGCCCCAG GCACTCGGCACTGGAGGCACTTGGATTCCCCACCCTCCGGCCCAGCCCAGGAGAAAGGAGGTCACCGAGAGGTGGAGGAAGGCGGAAAACCCTCTCCCAGCAgaggagatggcagcagcagcccagctgaAGAGACTCC